A genomic segment from Gracilimonas sediminicola encodes:
- the nth gene encoding endonuclease III: protein MSNKDEPKLPKLPRKSKKQKERAEEILQELYVHYPNPHCELNHRNPFELLIATILSAQCTDVRVNKTTPALFETYPTPELMKDAPLEELEELVRSTGFYRNKAKSLKETSQILVDEFDGEVPQNMKDLLKLRGAARKTANVVLGNAFNINAGVVVDTHVKRISNRFGLTKEKKNTNKIEKDLMALFPRENWTDLSHLMIHHGRNACKARISEAPDHPLCKKYGVNCKCRKMRTEEH, encoded by the coding sequence ATGTCCAATAAAGACGAACCGAAACTGCCCAAGCTTCCGAGAAAGTCAAAAAAGCAGAAAGAGCGAGCGGAAGAAATTCTCCAGGAATTATACGTTCACTACCCAAATCCACACTGTGAGTTAAATCACCGGAATCCCTTTGAGCTGCTGATTGCCACCATCCTGAGTGCCCAGTGCACGGATGTTCGGGTCAATAAAACCACGCCGGCTTTGTTTGAAACCTACCCCACTCCGGAGCTTATGAAAGACGCCCCGCTTGAAGAATTGGAAGAACTGGTTCGTTCAACCGGTTTTTACCGGAACAAGGCAAAGTCCCTTAAAGAAACCTCGCAGATTTTAGTGGACGAGTTTGACGGTGAAGTTCCCCAAAACATGAAAGATCTACTGAAGCTAAGAGGGGCGGCGAGAAAAACAGCCAATGTAGTATTGGGAAATGCTTTTAATATCAATGCCGGTGTGGTGGTTGATACGCACGTGAAGCGAATCTCAAACCGGTTTGGCCTCACCAAAGAGAAAAAGAACACCAACAAAATTGAGAAAGATTTGATGGCTCTATTTCCGCGGGAGAACTGGACCGACCTTTCGCACCTGATGATCCACCACGGACGTAATGCATGTAAAGCCCGGATTTCGGAAGCACCGGATCACCCTCTGTGCAAAAAGTACGGCGTGAATTGTAAGTGCCGGAAGATGCGGACGGAAGAACATTGA
- the amrB gene encoding AmmeMemoRadiSam system protein B, with translation MADKIFDSFTDPIPPLRYEIQIIPVKQNGETFLYFQDQLGYAQSDFAVPYSAQSLFSLFDGSRSVEDILEFSDDQITREQVLEYVQFLDEKALLHSPHFKEHARETERTYEESEVHPSNTYGISYPEDPEELKHFLNEAFEKLPTFEPVDSAKALYAPHIDYRVGLNSYVKAFSAIKNLKPKRVVVIATSHYSGLHPELYEEYPFVISNKDFELVNGTVEADRMAIRKIADQVRDDELDFGITFHDRAHRIEHSIELHLLLLNHLWDHDFKIIPIVVGSLEELFYKADGFQGKQVEKFSGLLNGLFGDDEDTFFCISGDLAHIGKKFGDDKPAKELFEEIRSFDEDFLDFGAEGNPDKILELMSQKYDPYRTCGYPPLFSFLKAFPNLSGEILTYDIWDEEERESGVSFGSILYY, from the coding sequence ATGGCAGATAAAATTTTTGATTCCTTCACCGATCCCATTCCACCGCTCAGGTATGAAATTCAGATCATCCCTGTAAAACAGAATGGCGAGACGTTCCTGTATTTTCAAGATCAGCTCGGGTACGCGCAGTCAGATTTTGCCGTTCCTTATTCTGCCCAGTCTCTGTTTTCACTGTTTGATGGCAGCCGGAGCGTGGAAGATATCCTTGAGTTCAGTGACGATCAGATCACCCGGGAACAGGTACTGGAATATGTTCAGTTTTTGGATGAAAAAGCCTTGTTGCATTCTCCTCATTTTAAAGAACACGCCAGGGAAACGGAAAGAACCTACGAGGAGTCTGAAGTTCATCCATCCAACACCTATGGAATCTCCTATCCGGAAGACCCGGAAGAACTGAAGCACTTTCTGAATGAAGCCTTTGAGAAACTCCCCACTTTTGAACCTGTTGATTCTGCAAAAGCCCTTTATGCTCCTCATATTGATTACCGCGTTGGCCTGAACAGCTATGTAAAAGCTTTCTCGGCCATCAAAAACCTGAAACCCAAACGGGTGGTAGTTATAGCTACTTCCCATTACTCCGGGCTTCATCCTGAGCTGTATGAAGAGTATCCGTTCGTGATTTCAAATAAGGATTTTGAGTTGGTAAACGGCACGGTAGAAGCAGACCGGATGGCCATTCGGAAGATCGCGGATCAAGTCCGCGATGACGAGTTAGATTTTGGCATCACCTTCCACGACAGGGCGCACCGCATTGAACACAGCATTGAGCTTCATCTGCTTTTATTAAATCACTTATGGGATCATGATTTTAAAATTATCCCGATAGTTGTGGGCAGCCTGGAAGAGCTGTTCTACAAAGCGGATGGATTTCAGGGGAAACAGGTAGAGAAATTTTCCGGGTTGCTGAATGGACTTTTTGGAGATGATGAAGATACCTTCTTTTGTATCAGTGGCGATTTAGCCCACATCGGCAAAAAATTCGGAGATGATAAACCGGCTAAAGAGTTGTTTGAAGAAATCCGCTCTTTTGATGAAGATTTCCTCGATTTTGGGGCTGAAGGAAATCCGGATAAAATTCTTGAGCTGATGAGCCAGAAATATGATCCCTATCGAACCTGTGGCTACCCTCCTTTGTTTTCTTTTCTGAAAGCATTCCCAAACCTATCCGGCGAAATCCTCACCTATGATATCTGGGATGAGGAAGAACGGGAAAGTGGTGTGAGTTTTGGGTCTATTCTGTATTATTAA
- the gldC gene encoding gliding motility protein GldC, with protein sequence MQKKEINITVELDKDNVPTDIIWNASDLKGKDKAQCRAMLLSLWDAHNKDTLKLDLWTKEMTVDEMKIFFHQTLVTMADTLERATNDERITGDMRDFCHYFAEKMEIKE encoded by the coding sequence ATGCAGAAGAAAGAAATCAACATTACCGTTGAACTGGATAAAGATAATGTACCTACTGATATCATTTGGAATGCATCCGACCTTAAGGGAAAAGACAAGGCACAGTGCCGGGCTATGCTTTTGTCACTTTGGGATGCGCATAACAAAGATACATTAAAATTGGATTTGTGGACCAAAGAGATGACGGTGGATGAAATGAAAATTTTCTTCCACCAAACCCTGGTTACCATGGCTGATACCTTAGAACGAGCTACAAATGATGAGCGGATTACCGGCGATATGCGCGACTTCTGCCACTATTTTGCTGAGAAAATGGAGATAAAAGAATAA
- a CDS encoding ATP-binding cassette domain-containing protein: MLALENITLHLGDRELLDGVSTFINPGERIGLVGPNGAGKSTLLKIIMGIQECDEGSVALSNEESLGYLPQDGVDPDFTLTVIEEVESAFAELFELEMKVKTVQEKLAEVDHDSKEYEQLMERYGKLQTELESSGLYGLRAEVEKVLMGLGFSEEDFHRSTSEFSGGWLMRIALAKLLLKRPTYLLLDEPTNHLDIESLQWMENFLNSYEGAVVVVSHDKAFLDTITNRTLALRSGEISDYAGNYSFYEKKWEEEKELLLNAKKNQEKKIQQTQEFIDRFRYKASKASQVQSRVKQLEKMDRIELEEEQSKVSFRFPEPPRSGQVVIKLENLHKSYDDTQVFEGIDYEIERGDKIAVVGPNGAGKSTLIRILAGMEPHQKGERIEGHNVTVNYFAQHQADELNPKKDALETLKEAGSDAKESRLRTILGCFLFQGDDVFKKVKVLSGGEKSRLALAKMLLSPANLLIFDEPTNHLDMSSKNILQQAIQQYEGTVVIVSHDRDFLDPIVDKVLDVQPGYIKTYLGNVSYYLTRKREEAEAESEKPSPQKETKEDNQLSRKEQRRIEAERRNELNRQTKPIRKKVEALEKEIEEKELRKAEIEEEMTKPDFYDDAENVKKFSLEYDQLKADLTDHYSKWEEYQSRIEAIEAEMTVDS, translated from the coding sequence TTGTTAGCACTCGAAAACATCACTTTACATCTGGGTGACCGCGAGCTTCTGGACGGCGTTAGTACGTTCATCAATCCCGGTGAACGCATTGGACTTGTAGGGCCTAATGGCGCCGGTAAGTCAACACTGCTCAAAATTATTATGGGTATTCAGGAGTGCGATGAAGGCAGTGTGGCCCTATCTAATGAAGAAAGCCTGGGTTACCTCCCACAGGATGGGGTGGATCCGGATTTTACGCTGACCGTAATTGAGGAAGTGGAATCTGCTTTTGCTGAATTATTTGAGCTGGAAATGAAAGTTAAAACGGTTCAGGAAAAGCTGGCCGAGGTTGATCATGACAGCAAAGAATATGAGCAGCTTATGGAGCGATACGGCAAGCTGCAAACTGAGCTGGAGTCTTCCGGTCTGTATGGTCTCCGCGCCGAAGTCGAAAAAGTACTTATGGGACTTGGTTTCAGCGAAGAAGACTTTCACCGCAGTACATCTGAATTCAGCGGGGGCTGGCTGATGCGTATTGCCCTGGCTAAGTTGCTCCTTAAGAGACCAACCTATTTGTTATTGGATGAGCCCACCAACCACCTGGACATTGAGTCGTTACAGTGGATGGAGAACTTTCTGAATTCCTATGAAGGCGCAGTTGTGGTGGTTTCTCACGACAAGGCTTTCTTGGACACCATCACCAACCGTACACTGGCATTACGTAGTGGTGAGATCAGCGACTATGCCGGCAACTATTCATTCTATGAAAAAAAGTGGGAAGAGGAAAAAGAGCTCCTGCTGAATGCCAAGAAGAATCAGGAAAAGAAAATCCAGCAGACCCAGGAATTTATAGACCGATTCCGATATAAAGCTTCGAAAGCCAGTCAGGTGCAAAGCCGGGTGAAGCAGCTTGAGAAAATGGATCGCATTGAACTGGAAGAGGAACAGAGTAAAGTTTCCTTCCGGTTTCCGGAACCTCCCCGAAGCGGACAAGTGGTTATCAAGCTCGAAAATCTTCACAAAAGTTATGATGATACTCAGGTCTTTGAAGGCATTGATTATGAAATTGAACGCGGCGATAAAATTGCGGTGGTTGGACCAAACGGTGCCGGGAAATCAACATTAATCCGGATTCTTGCTGGAATGGAACCCCACCAAAAAGGAGAACGGATTGAAGGGCATAACGTGACGGTAAACTATTTTGCCCAGCACCAGGCCGATGAGCTAAACCCTAAAAAGGATGCTTTAGAAACCCTGAAAGAAGCCGGATCCGATGCTAAAGAAAGTCGGCTGCGGACCATACTTGGCTGTTTTCTATTTCAGGGAGATGATGTTTTTAAAAAAGTGAAGGTTTTATCCGGTGGTGAGAAAAGCCGGCTGGCACTAGCCAAGATGCTGCTCTCCCCTGCCAACCTCTTGATTTTTGATGAGCCGACCAACCACCTGGATATGAGCAGCAAGAATATCCTGCAACAGGCCATTCAACAGTATGAAGGAACCGTGGTTATTGTATCGCACGACAGGGATTTTCTTGATCCCATCGTTGATAAAGTGCTGGATGTTCAGCCGGGGTACATCAAAACGTATTTGGGGAACGTGTCTTACTATCTCACCCGAAAAAGAGAAGAGGCGGAGGCAGAATCAGAGAAACCTTCACCCCAAAAAGAAACCAAAGAAGACAACCAGCTTTCCCGAAAAGAGCAGCGCCGTATTGAAGCTGAACGCCGGAATGAACTCAATCGCCAAACCAAGCCCATCCGCAAGAAAGTGGAGGCACTGGAGAAAGAGATTGAGGAAAAGGAACTTAGAAAGGCGGAGATTGAAGAAGAGATGACCAAGCCGGACTTCTATGACGATGCCGAAAACGTAAAGAAATTCTCATTAGAATATGACCAACTCAAAGCCGACCTTACAGACCATTATTCGAAGTGGGAAGAATATCAGAGCCGCATTGAAGCAATCGAAGCTGAAATGACGGTTGACAGTTGA
- a CDS encoding DUF3179 domain-containing protein produces MKAPVLFTFGNAGKVLLLVLSCAVLSCDQTTVSSDEDSRSGFQTESEWLVAEHEIIDGGPGKDGIPPIEEPKFSVASEVTFIPDNRRVIGLIKDGEPTAYPYQILDWHEVVNDESQVTITFCPLTATGIAWSPKEGPDFGTSGLIYRNNLIAYDRKTGSLWSQMRLRAIHGEHLGATVDPLNVLDTTWETWKSMFPESRVLNTNTGYSRDYKKYAYGSTYEDMDGVILFPTVNRTDTRLDAKDRVHGIFTEDSLDQDSNVRVYEYSAFGEDITTIHDEFEGEKFVIVGSTKLSFVIAYQAELNGEVLEFEPVQGELPVVMMDQSGTKWNVFGEAVSGPNAGGRLFPAKSYSGYWFAFRDMFNLPEIYGFEN; encoded by the coding sequence ATGAAAGCTCCGGTCTTATTTACTTTTGGCAATGCAGGCAAGGTGTTATTGCTGGTTTTGTCATGCGCCGTCCTCTCCTGCGATCAAACAACTGTGAGTAGTGATGAGGATTCGCGATCTGGTTTTCAAACCGAAAGCGAGTGGCTGGTAGCTGAACATGAAATCATTGATGGAGGCCCGGGGAAGGACGGCATTCCCCCTATTGAAGAGCCGAAATTTTCGGTTGCATCGGAAGTCACATTCATCCCGGATAACCGGCGCGTAATCGGGTTGATAAAGGATGGAGAACCTACTGCCTATCCCTACCAAATATTGGACTGGCATGAGGTTGTGAACGATGAAAGTCAGGTTACGATTACGTTTTGTCCACTCACGGCAACCGGAATTGCATGGAGCCCCAAAGAAGGCCCCGATTTTGGCACATCCGGACTTATTTACAGAAACAATCTGATAGCCTATGATCGGAAAACAGGTTCGTTATGGTCACAAATGAGACTGAGGGCTATCCACGGAGAACATCTTGGCGCAACCGTTGATCCGTTGAATGTGTTGGATACGACCTGGGAAACCTGGAAGTCGATGTTTCCAGAATCAAGGGTTTTAAATACCAATACCGGCTACAGCAGAGACTACAAAAAATACGCTTATGGCAGCACATATGAAGACATGGATGGGGTGATTCTTTTCCCAACCGTGAACAGAACCGATACGCGGTTGGATGCCAAAGACAGGGTGCATGGCATTTTTACCGAAGACAGCTTAGATCAGGACTCAAATGTGCGGGTGTATGAATACAGCGCTTTTGGCGAGGATATAACAACTATTCATGATGAATTTGAGGGAGAGAAATTTGTGATTGTTGGGAGTACAAAACTGAGTTTTGTTATTGCCTATCAAGCCGAGCTGAATGGCGAAGTGCTGGAATTTGAACCCGTGCAGGGCGAGCTTCCCGTGGTAATGATGGACCAGAGCGGCACTAAGTGGAATGTGTTCGGTGAAGCCGTTTCCGGCCCGAATGCAGGCGGGCGCTTATTTCCTGCCAAATCTTATTCAGGGTATTGGTTTGCTTTCCGGGACATGTTTAACCTGCCGGAAATCTACGGTTTTGAAAACTGA
- a CDS encoding VOC family protein — MSNTTHPFHLAFPVKDLEESYKFYHDLLGCETGRSSDGWIDFNMWGHQVVAHLSPDEAKQSAMNAVDGHGVPVRHFGVILEMDEWQELADKLKAADIEFVIEPYIRFKGEPGEQATMFFLDPSGNALEFKAFQNKDQIFAK, encoded by the coding sequence ATGAGTAACACAACGCATCCTTTCCATCTCGCATTTCCGGTTAAAGATCTTGAAGAATCCTATAAGTTCTACCATGATCTGCTGGGATGTGAAACCGGCCGCAGCTCAGACGGCTGGATCGACTTCAACATGTGGGGACATCAGGTGGTGGCTCACCTAAGTCCTGATGAAGCCAAGCAATCCGCGATGAATGCGGTAGATGGACACGGAGTTCCGGTTCGTCACTTTGGGGTGATTCTGGAAATGGACGAGTGGCAAGAGCTTGCTGACAAGCTAAAAGCGGCGGATATCGAATTTGTGATAGAGCCCTACATCCGTTTCAAAGGTGAGCCGGGCGAGCAGGCCACTATGTTTTTTCTCGACCCATCGGGAAATGCATTGGAATTCAAAGCCTTTCAAAATAAAGATCAGATTTTTGCTAAGTAA
- a CDS encoding alpha/beta hydrolase family protein yields MKSKKIEFTGSLGDTLSAKLDLPDKEQKGTVLFAHCFTCSKNLRVMSNITSILAELGFATFRFDFTGLGESDGDFANTNFSSNVDDLVAAYKYLEAEGNAPTILAGHSLGGAAVLQAAHHMDSVKAVATIAAPAHPAHVRENFSMHLDEIEEKGEAEVTLAGRKFTIKKQFLDDLKEARMSDFIKKLDRALMIFHSPLDNTVGIDNASMIFNAAKHPKSFVSLDEAGHLLSDDKDSKYVGRVLATWAEKYI; encoded by the coding sequence ATGAAATCAAAGAAAATAGAATTTACCGGCAGTCTCGGGGATACACTTTCTGCCAAACTTGACCTCCCCGATAAGGAACAAAAAGGCACGGTCTTGTTTGCGCACTGCTTCACCTGCTCCAAGAACCTGAGAGTAATGAGTAATATCACCTCTATACTCGCCGAATTGGGGTTTGCCACTTTCCGGTTTGATTTTACCGGGCTCGGCGAAAGCGACGGGGACTTTGCTAACACCAATTTCTCGTCCAATGTAGATGATTTGGTAGCTGCCTATAAATATTTAGAAGCTGAAGGTAATGCACCCACGATTTTAGCCGGACATTCACTGGGTGGAGCTGCTGTTTTGCAAGCGGCTCATCACATGGATTCTGTGAAAGCCGTAGCAACTATTGCAGCTCCGGCTCACCCTGCCCATGTTCGTGAAAATTTCAGTATGCACCTTGATGAGATTGAGGAAAAAGGAGAGGCTGAAGTTACCCTTGCCGGGCGGAAATTCACCATTAAGAAACAATTTCTGGATGACCTGAAAGAAGCCCGGATGTCGGATTTCATCAAAAAACTGGACCGGGCTTTGATGATCTTCCACTCGCCCCTCGACAATACGGTAGGCATCGATAATGCCTCTATGATTTTTAATGCCGCAAAACATCCCAAAAGTTTTGTATCCTTGGACGAGGCCGGTCACCTGCTTTCCGACGATAAAGACAGCAAATATGTGGGTAGGGTATTGGCCACTTGGGCTGAAAAATACATCTAA
- a CDS encoding bile acid:sodium symporter family protein — translation MSESIDALQLNLNSGGLHIMNVSLAIIMFGVALELTVEDFKKVAKNPKGTVIGLCSQFFLLPALTFLLVVLMEPHPSFALGMMMVAACPGGNISNFFSLLAKGNAALSVSMTAFATLLSIFMTPFNFAFWASLYGPTNAILTEIHLDLFEVFRIIILILGIPLILGMTLRHFKDAFSQKISPFIKNFGIIFFAGFVIVAFSMNFEHFTSYVHLVIALVFFHNAVALMSGYGLGYIFKLPKPDRKSIAIETGIQNSGLGLLLIFNFFDGLGGMALVAAWWGIWHIIAGLSIGWYWSIGKSTLQRVFTNA, via the coding sequence ATGAGCGAATCGATTGATGCCCTTCAGTTGAACCTGAACAGTGGCGGACTGCACATCATGAATGTGTCGCTGGCGATCATCATGTTTGGGGTAGCTCTGGAACTGACCGTTGAGGACTTCAAGAAAGTAGCCAAGAATCCAAAAGGCACTGTTATCGGTCTTTGCTCTCAGTTTTTTTTACTCCCTGCACTTACTTTCCTGTTGGTTGTTTTGATGGAGCCACACCCCAGTTTTGCATTGGGAATGATGATGGTTGCCGCTTGCCCGGGAGGAAATATATCCAACTTCTTCTCTCTTTTAGCGAAAGGTAATGCGGCCTTATCAGTAAGCATGACAGCCTTTGCCACCTTGCTTTCCATTTTCATGACCCCCTTTAATTTTGCTTTCTGGGCCAGTTTATACGGCCCCACAAACGCCATCCTTACTGAAATTCACCTCGACCTCTTTGAAGTATTTCGAATTATCATCCTGATTCTCGGGATACCGCTTATCCTGGGGATGACCCTGCGGCACTTCAAAGACGCCTTCTCCCAAAAAATATCCCCGTTTATTAAGAACTTCGGAATTATCTTTTTTGCCGGTTTTGTGATTGTGGCCTTCAGCATGAACTTCGAGCACTTTACGAGTTACGTACATCTGGTTATCGCCCTGGTATTTTTTCACAATGCGGTTGCCCTGATGAGCGGTTACGGATTGGGGTATATCTTCAAGCTTCCGAAACCGGATCGTAAGTCCATTGCCATTGAAACCGGAATTCAAAATTCGGGCTTGGGTTTATTGCTGATTTTCAATTTCTTTGACGGGCTCGGCGGTATGGCTTTAGTGGCTGCATGGTGGGGCATTTGGCATATTATTGCCGGTCTCAGTATCGGATGGTACTGGTCAATAGGAAAATCAACTTTACAACGCGTCTTTACTAATGCGTAA
- a CDS encoding 1-acyl-sn-glycerol-3-phosphate acyltransferase produces MRKKNYLWYQFWRHTVVGNGLRFFYSTVKTSGKEHLPKDKPILYVPNHQNSFMDALHVATTTKPVIYFLTRAQAFKPDIIGKFLWSINMMPVYRVRDGLKSVQKNNEIFEKCIQYLKNKDTVLVFAEANHNLKRRIRPLSKGFTRIAFGAEEKHNWELDLQIVPVGVNYSEHRTGGNAVQVNYGKPIPVSNFRSLLEKDEKEAVETMKEQVSDAMKELVFHVEDLNEYPVHKILWDDLEPDNFKIIDPEIANPRIRKTHEHITPELIEKAKELTNIADKHDVDLNELACGKQFGFKDFVLVPFYLFSLLNNIIPYQPIRYLIRNVIRDNAFDSSIKFLSSLFLLPMFYVLVSLILLFTGVDGYFILGYLALSVLTATLFIRAKQLFSPRSGRKLRKKKPGLYDKLQSHLQSFKQLRESILNE; encoded by the coding sequence ATGCGTAAAAAAAATTATTTGTGGTACCAGTTTTGGCGACATACTGTAGTAGGAAATGGATTACGCTTTTTTTATTCCACCGTTAAAACTTCCGGCAAGGAGCACCTCCCCAAAGACAAACCCATTCTCTATGTGCCTAATCATCAGAATTCATTCATGGATGCTCTGCATGTGGCAACTACCACCAAACCTGTAATTTACTTTCTTACCAGGGCGCAGGCCTTCAAACCGGATATTATCGGTAAGTTTTTGTGGTCCATCAATATGATGCCTGTTTACCGGGTGCGTGATGGATTGAAGTCGGTGCAAAAGAACAACGAGATTTTTGAGAAATGCATCCAATACCTCAAAAATAAAGATACCGTTCTGGTTTTTGCTGAAGCCAATCATAACCTGAAGCGAAGAATCAGGCCACTAAGTAAAGGATTTACCCGTATTGCTTTTGGTGCCGAAGAGAAACACAACTGGGAGCTGGATTTACAGATTGTTCCGGTTGGGGTGAATTACAGTGAACACCGTACCGGGGGAAATGCCGTACAAGTAAACTATGGGAAACCCATTCCGGTGAGCAACTTCAGGTCTCTGCTTGAAAAAGACGAAAAGGAAGCTGTAGAAACTATGAAGGAGCAGGTTTCAGATGCCATGAAGGAACTTGTGTTTCATGTGGAGGACTTAAATGAATATCCCGTACATAAGATTTTGTGGGATGACCTGGAGCCCGATAACTTCAAAATTATTGATCCTGAAATTGCAAATCCAAGAATCCGAAAAACCCACGAGCACATCACTCCTGAACTTATAGAAAAAGCGAAGGAACTGACTAATATAGCCGATAAACACGATGTGGATCTTAATGAATTAGCCTGTGGAAAACAGTTTGGATTTAAAGATTTCGTCCTCGTTCCGTTTTATCTGTTCAGCCTGTTGAACAATATCATCCCTTACCAACCCATTCGTTATTTGATCAGGAATGTAATCAGAGACAATGCTTTTGATTCATCCATAAAATTTCTGAGCAGCTTATTTTTACTGCCGATGTTTTATGTACTGGTTTCTCTGATTTTACTTTTTACCGGAGTTGATGGATATTTCATACTTGGATATCTGGCATTAAGTGTACTTACTGCCACATTATTTATTAGGGCTAAGCAGCTTTTCAGTCCGCGTTCCGGCCGTAAATTGAGAAAGAAAAAGCCCGGTTTATATGATAAGCTACAATCTCACCTTCAATCATTTAAACAGCTTCGGGAGTCTATCCTGAATGAATGA
- a CDS encoding superoxide dismutase family protein, with translation MKLFSVISAFLLMVTGCTKNIETESTSTQAHSKLVATVMQVGESDVSGSVTFSEAENGVQVRGSFEGLEPGNHGFHIHEYGDCTADDGTSAGGHFNPTENQHGAPSDAARHMGDLGNIEANENGEATVDYTDQTVTLDQILGRGIIIHAGEDDLESQPTGAAGSRVACGVIGVAQK, from the coding sequence ATGAAGCTCTTTTCTGTTATTTCTGCCTTCTTGCTAATGGTAACCGGATGCACAAAAAACATCGAAACGGAATCCACATCTACGCAGGCTCATTCCAAGTTAGTCGCTACGGTAATGCAGGTGGGGGAAAGTGATGTTAGCGGATCGGTAACGTTTTCTGAAGCCGAAAATGGAGTACAGGTCCGAGGTAGTTTCGAAGGACTTGAGCCCGGAAATCATGGTTTTCACATTCATGAGTACGGAGACTGTACAGCTGATGATGGAACCAGCGCCGGAGGACATTTTAACCCGACCGAAAACCAGCACGGAGCTCCCTCTGATGCTGCAAGACACATGGGCGACCTCGGAAACATTGAAGCCAATGAAAACGGCGAGGCTACCGTAGATTACACAGACCAAACCGTAACGCTGGATCAGATATTAGGACGAGGCATCATCATACATGCAGGAGAGGATGATCTCGAGTCTCAACCCACAGGAGCTGCCGGAAGTCGCGTTGCTTGTGGTGTGATAGGAGTTGCTCAGAAGTAG